A genome region from Sphingobacteriaceae bacterium GW460-11-11-14-LB5 includes the following:
- a CDS encoding sulfatase — MKNFFLFLFLCFQATVFAQNKRPNIIFILSDDHAYQAISAYGNKLIHTPNIDKLAKSGTLFNNAIVSNAICGPSRAAFITGQYSHKNGYKVNDGVLDTNQRFLPQILNENGYQTAWIGKWHLGSLPQGFDYWNVMPVQGHYFNPDFINQKNDTLLYHGYVTEVITELTKNYLNKRNPDKPFFLVVGEKATHREWLPDLQDLGAYDSIKFPLPATFYDDYKGRTAASKQLMSIGEAMTIKTDLKINQPFGEKVNVGKATKPAVKGKEIEESMMRYYQQGEYSRMDSLQSKAYRAYYGQLSKAFQQLYLTGNALKEWKFQRYMKDYYATAKSLDRNIGEILDYLDRNGLSENTIVIYASDQGFYLGEHGWFDKRFIYEESLRTPFIIRVPGLSAMKDKKLDQIISNVDWAPTILDFAGISKPGFMQGRSFLPVLENPKIKNWKKEGAYYHYYEYPGPHYVSPHFGIRTDGYVLARFYKGTEAWEMYDLKKDPKELKNIIEDKNYFVIKNELKKKLKALIIAYDDKEALKVFNQNL, encoded by the coding sequence ATGAAGAATTTTTTTCTCTTTCTTTTCTTATGTTTTCAAGCCACGGTTTTTGCTCAAAATAAACGCCCTAATATCATCTTTATACTTTCCGATGATCATGCTTATCAGGCAATAAGTGCCTATGGGAATAAATTGATTCATACACCGAATATTGACAAACTGGCAAAGTCTGGCACCTTGTTTAACAATGCAATTGTATCAAATGCCATTTGCGGACCAAGCCGGGCAGCCTTTATAACCGGGCAATACAGCCATAAAAATGGCTATAAGGTTAACGACGGTGTATTAGATACCAACCAACGTTTTTTACCACAAATATTGAACGAAAATGGCTATCAAACGGCCTGGATTGGGAAATGGCATTTAGGAAGCCTTCCACAGGGTTTTGATTATTGGAATGTGATGCCTGTACAGGGACATTATTTTAATCCTGATTTTATAAACCAAAAGAACGATACTTTATTGTACCATGGTTACGTAACGGAGGTGATAACGGAGTTGACAAAAAATTATTTAAACAAAAGAAATCCGGATAAACCTTTTTTCCTGGTTGTAGGTGAGAAAGCAACGCACAGAGAATGGTTGCCCGATTTACAGGATCTTGGCGCATACGACTCGATAAAATTTCCTTTACCTGCTACGTTTTACGATGATTATAAAGGAAGAACGGCGGCATCTAAGCAATTAATGAGTATTGGGGAGGCCATGACAATTAAAACCGATTTAAAAATCAATCAGCCTTTTGGTGAAAAAGTTAATGTAGGTAAAGCCACAAAGCCGGCAGTAAAAGGAAAAGAGATTGAAGAATCAATGATGCGCTATTATCAGCAGGGAGAGTATTCTCGCATGGATAGCCTGCAGAGCAAAGCATATCGTGCATATTACGGCCAGCTTTCGAAAGCATTTCAGCAACTTTATTTAACAGGAAATGCGTTAAAAGAATGGAAGTTTCAACGATACATGAAAGACTATTATGCTACGGCAAAATCACTGGATAGAAATATTGGAGAAATACTAGATTACCTGGATCGTAATGGATTAAGTGAAAACACGATTGTTATTTATGCCTCAGATCAGGGCTTTTACCTGGGTGAGCATGGTTGGTTTGATAAACGTTTTATCTATGAAGAATCCCTTCGTACCCCATTCATCATCCGTGTGCCAGGCCTTTCGGCAATGAAAGATAAAAAATTAGATCAAATCATCTCAAATGTTGATTGGGCACCAACAATTCTTGATTTTGCAGGCATCTCCAAACCAGGCTTCATGCAGGGTAGGTCTTTTTTGCCCGTACTAGAAAATCCAAAAATAAAAAACTGGAAAAAAGAAGGCGCATATTATCATTATTATGAATATCCAGGGCCACATTATGTTTCGCCGCATTTTGGCATTCGAACCGATGGTTATGTTTTGGCTCGTTTTTATAAAGGCACCGAGGCCTGGGAAATGTATGATTTGAAAAAAGATCCCAAAGAATTAAAAAATATAATTGAGGATAAAAACTATTTTGTCATTAAAAATGAGCTTAAAAAGAAACTTAAGGCGCTAATTATCGCCTACGATGATAAAGAAGCCCTGAAAGTTTTTAATCAGAATTTATAG
- a CDS encoding beta-glucanase, whose product MKLVSLSLLMVLLYSCSVSRTYNQKATWKEDFNQKSSFDQKKWSKIPRGGADWNRHMSDDENCYALRDGKMILRGIKNNDFSKDTSRYLTGGIYTKDKVAFGFGRLEIKAKLNGAQGAWPAFWMLAENSKWPDGGEIDIMERLNFDSIAYQTIHTYYTLTLKIKDKPKSGGTAKIDPKKFNTYAVEKYPDSLVFFVNNKKAFTYPKIATTKEGQFPFNQSKHYLLIDMQLGGSWVGKIKDADLPVEMEIDWVKFHQFKNGAK is encoded by the coding sequence ATGAAGCTTGTATCACTTTCATTATTAATGGTTTTACTTTATTCCTGCTCGGTAAGTAGAACCTATAACCAGAAAGCAACCTGGAAGGAAGATTTTAACCAGAAAAGTAGTTTCGACCAAAAAAAATGGTCTAAAATACCTCGCGGAGGTGCCGATTGGAACAGGCACATGAGCGATGATGAAAATTGTTATGCGCTTCGGGACGGTAAAATGATACTCCGTGGAATAAAAAATAATGATTTTTCGAAAGATACTTCACGCTACTTAACCGGTGGTATTTATACCAAAGATAAAGTGGCTTTTGGTTTTGGTCGTTTAGAGATTAAAGCCAAACTAAATGGAGCCCAGGGTGCCTGGCCTGCCTTTTGGATGCTGGCCGAAAACAGTAAATGGCCTGATGGTGGCGAAATTGATATTATGGAAAGACTAAATTTTGATTCCATAGCTTATCAAACCATTCACACTTATTATACGCTTACCCTTAAAATAAAGGATAAACCAAAATCAGGAGGAACAGCTAAAATTGATCCCAAAAAATTTAATACTTATGCTGTAGAAAAGTATCCAGACAGTTTAGTATTCTTCGTGAATAACAAAAAGGCTTTTACCTATCCAAAAATAGCGACGACCAAAGAAGGACAGTTTCCGTTTAATCAAAGCAAACATTATCTGCTTATCGATATGCAGCTGGGAGGTAGCTGGGTTGGGAAGATAAAAGATGCCGATTTGCCGGTAGAAATGGAAATTGACTGGGTGAAATTTCATCAATTTAAAAACGGTGCAAAATGA